ACGTGCGGCTCGTCCCAGGGGTTCGCGGGGTCCCACAGGTCGGTGAGGACCGGCTGCTGGGAGAGGGCGCGGAAGGTGAGCGGCCCGACGAACTGCACCGCCGACGGCGTCATGAGCACGTGCACCTCGGCGCCCTCCTTGCGCAGCGCGCTCACCAGCGCCGCCACCTTGTAGGCGGCGATCCCGCCGGCCACCCCGACGAGGACGACCCGCCCCTCCAGCCGCATCAGGGGCGGACCGCGGGCTGCCGGCCGCGGATGAAGAGGAGGAGGGCGTCCACGATGGTCTCGGCGCTCCACACCGAGGTGTCGACGACCAGGTGGTAGGGGGAGAGGTCGTTCACGTCGATGCCATACAGCTCCCGGTAGCGCCCCCACTCGCTGGCCTCGCGGCTCTGCAGCTCCGCGGTGGCCGCCGCCAGCGAGAGGCCGTCCCGCTGCGCCACGCGCGCCGCCCGCACCGCCAGCGGCGCCCGCAGCCAGACCTTCAGGTCGGCGTCCACCATCCAGCCGCTCAGCCGGCTCTCCACCACACAGGGCCCCTGGCGCGCCAGCGCCGCCTGCAGGCGGTCCACCTCGCGGTCGAGGCTCGGGTCGTCCTCCGCGGCCCGGTTGAGCTCCAGCACGGAGAGGCCGCGCTGTCGGGCCAGGTCGCGGAAGACCTCGCCGGCGGAGACGACGCGCACGCCCAGGCGCTCGGCCAGCTGGCGGGCCACGGTGCTCTTGCCCACCCCGATCGGGCCCGCGATGGCGACGATCACCGCCCGAACCCCTCCGGGCGCTCCGGGTCGGGTAGCTCCTCCTCCTCGACGTCGCGGCCGATGAAGCGGTGCGCCACCGTCTCGGGCTGCACGGCGGAGAGGACGACGTGGCCGCTGTCGGTGATGACGACGGCCCGGGTGCGCCGGCCCACGGTGGCGTCGATGAGCACGCCCCGCTCCCGCGCCTCCTGGATGATCCGCTTGATCGGCGCCGAGTCGGGGGCGACGATGGCGATGACGCGGTCGGCGGCCACGATGTTGCCGAACCCGATGTTGATCAGCCGCGGGCTACTCGACGTTCTGTACCTGCTCACGGAGGCTTTCCAGCTCACTCTTCATCTCGATGACGGCCCGGGCGATCTCCAGGTCGCCGGCCTTGCTCCCGATGGTGTTGGTCTCCCGACCCATCTCCTGCAGCAGGAATTCGAGCCGCCGCCCCACCGCGCCTGCCCCGGCGCTCACCAGCGCGCGGGCCTGGCCGAGGTGGCTGCGCAGGCGCACGAGCTCCTCGCTGATGTCGGCGCGCTCGGCCAGCAGCGCCACCTCGGCGGCCAGGCGCCCCTCGTCCAGCGGGACCTCGCCCAGCGCCTCCCGCAGCCGCTGGCGCAGCCGCGCCCGCCACTCTTCCACCACCCGGTCGGCGCGCCCCGCCACCACCTCGACCAGGGCCTCCAGCCGCTCCAGCCGCCGCAGCGCATCGGCCCGCAGCCGCTCACCTTCGGCGGTGCGCATGGCCACCAGCCCGGCCAGCGCGGCCTCCACCGCCGGCTGGAGCGCCGTCCACAGCGCCTCGGCGTCCTCGCGCGCCTCCTCCACCCGGATGACGTCGGGGAAGGCCGCCACCATGGCGAGCGTCACCTCGCCCGCCAGCCCCATGGCCGCGGCCAGCTCGCGGGCCGCGCTCACGTAGCCGGCGGCCAGGTCCAGGTCGGCGCGCACCGTGCGCGGACGGCGCCCGGCCTGCTCGCGCGCCACCGTCAGCTCCACCCGGCCGCGCTGGACCACGCGCTGCACGGCGGCCCGCAGGCGGTCCTCCAGCACCGCCAGGTCGCGGGGGGTGCGCACGGCCACCTCGCTGAAGCGGTGGTTCACCGAGCGCACCTCCACGGTGAACCGCCCGGCCGCCGTGTCGACCACCGCCGTCCCGTAGCCCGTCATGCTGCGCATGCGGCGCCCATCCCTCCGTTCCCGCTCGCCACCGGCCGCCGCCGCTCGCCACGGCCGCCCCGGAAGACCGCGACGGGCCCCGTCCCCGCGCAGGCGGTCCCTGGGCGGCCGACGGCGCTTTCCATCCTACACTGCCGTTCCCTGGCGTGGCCGGCCGGCGGGACCCCGCCCCTGCGGGCCCTGCCGGGCGCGCTCCTCGCCCGGTTGCTGCGGACCGGACGGGGGCGTAAGGTGGCGGGCAGAACCGTGAGCGCCGCCGTCGCCGCCTACGACAGCCTGGTGCTCGCCGCGGTCGCCGTCGAGCTCGAGGCCATGCGCGGCGCGCGCGTCGTAGCGGTGCACCAGCCCGAGCCGGAGGCGGTGGCCCTCCTCCTGCGCGGCCGGCAGGGGACGCGCGGGCTGTGGTGCTCCATCCATCCGCGATGGGCCCGCGTCGTTCTCGCCCCCGCTCCGTCGGCCCGCCCCACCCACCCGTTCCCGACCCTGTTGCGCGCGCGGCTGGACGGGGCGCGCCTGGTCGAGGTGACCCAGCCCGCGTTCGAGCGGGTGCTGACGCTCACCTTCGAGGCGCTGGAGGGGCGTCTCGACCTGGTGGCCGAGGTGATGGGCCGCCACGCCAACCTCCTCCTGCTCGACGGGCGGTGCCGCGTCGTGGGGATCTTCAAGCCCGTCACCCCGGCGATGAGCCGCGTCCGACCGCTCGGGCCCGGCGCGACCTACACCCCGCCGCCCGTCGGCCGGGCCCGCCCCGAGGCGGTCACCCCCGACGCCCTGGCGCGGTGGCTCGCCGCCGGACGCCCGGTGGCCGCCACCCTGGTGGCGCACCTCGTCGGCGTGAGCCCGCCCGTGGCCGCGCACCTGGCCCTCGCCGCCGGCTGCGATCCGGAGCAGGCGGCTCCCCCCGACGCCGCCCCGGCGGTGCACGCCGCCCTGGGTGAGCTGATCGCGACCGTGACGGCGCGTGCCTTCCGCCCCTCCCTCTACGAGGACGACGCGGGCGAGCCGGTGGCCTTCAGCGCCATCCCGCTGGCCGCCTACCGCCACCTGCGCCGGCGCGACGCGCCGTCGATGAGCGCGGCCGTGGAGACGGTGGTGGCGCGCCTGGCCGGGCAGGAGGCGCTGCGCGCGGCCCGGCAGGCGCTGCTGGCGCGCCTGGGGGCGCTGAGCCGGCGGGTGCACCGGGCGCTGGAGGAGGCGCGGGCGCAGCTGCAGCGCGCCGAGGGGGCGGAGACTTACCGGCGCTTCGGCGAGCTCCTCCTCGCCCACGCGCACGCCCTCCCCCGCGGCGCGCGCGAGGTGACGGTGCCGGACTTCGACGGGCGCCCTACGACCATCACGCTCGACCCGCAGGCCTCGGCGGTGGCGAACGCCCAGGCCTACTTCCGGCGCTACCGCAAGGCGGCCGCCGGCCGGCCCACCCTGCAGGAGCGCGTGGGCGCGCTGGAGGCCGAAGCGGCCTTCCTGGAGCAGGTGCGGGTGCTGGCCGAGCAGGCCGAGGACCTGCCGGCGCTGGCGGCGGTGGCGCAGGACCTGACGGAGGGTGAGGGACAGCCGGTGGGGACGGCAGGACGCGGAGCGCGGCGGGGCAGCGCCACTCCCCGGCGCGTTCCGCTCTCCAGGAGAGGGCGCAGCCGGCCGCCAGGCTCCGGTGCGCCCGCGCCGGCGACGGGCGGCCCGCGGCGCTTCACCGCTCCCGGCGGCTTCGCCATCCTGGTCGGGCGCAGCCACCGCGAGAATGACCGTCTCACCTTTGAGGTGGCCGCCCCGCACGACCTGTGGCTCCACGCCCGCGGGATGCCGGGCGCGCACGTCATCCTGCGCACCGGGGGGCGCCGGCCCTCTGAGGCCGCGGTCCAGGCGGCGGCGGCGGTGGCCGCCTACTACAGTCGCGGGCGGGGAGCTGCCAGGGTGGCGGTCGATGTCACCGAGCGCCGCCACGTGCACCGGCTGCGCGGCGGACGGCCCGGCATGGTCACCTACACCGGCGAGCGCACCCTCACCGTCGAGCCGGCCCTGCCGGCGGGGGCACCGGCGCAGGAGCGCACCACCGCGCCCCCACGACCGCAGGGGCCGTCCCGGACCGGGTCTCACACACCGCCGGACGTGTGGTAGCGGCGGCCTCGTCGCCGTCCTCGACCCGGGCGCTCACTGCAGGCCCTCCTCCCGGGCACCTATCCCTCCGCGTCCAGGATGACGACCTCGTCCCGGCCGTCGCTCTCGCGCAACCGCACGGCCACCTCCTCGCGCCGGGAGGTGGGGAGGTTCTTCCCCACGTAGTCGGGACGGATGGGCAGCTCCCGGTGGCCCCGGTCGACCAGCACCGCCAGCTGGATGGAGGCGGGGCGGCCGAGGTCGATGAGGGCATCCAGCGCCGCGCGCACGGTGCGGCCGGTGAAGAGGACGTCGTCCACCAGCACCACGTCGCGTCCGCCCACGCCGAAGGGGATCGCGGTCTGGTGCACGACGGGCCGGTCCCCCCGCACCGCCAGGTCGTCCCGGTAGAGGGTGATGTCCAGCACCCCCAGGGCCGGGCGGTTGCCCTCGATCGCCTCGATGGCCCGGGCCAGCCGCTCCGCCAGGTGTACGCCCCGCGTGCGGATCCCCACCAGGGCCAGCCGCTCCGTCGTCTTGTTGCGCTCCAGGATCTCGTGGGCCATGCGGGTGAGGGCCCGCCGGATCGCCTCGGCGTCCATCACCCGCGCCTTCTCACGCACCGGCCGCGCCTCCCCGTGCCCCGCGCGCCCCGCCGCCCGTCCCTGCGGCGGCCGGCGCGCGGCGCAGCGTCTCCAGGGCGCGGGCCAGGTCGTCCGGGAGCGGGGCCTCCAGCGCCAGCGCCGCGCCGGTGCGCGGGTGACGGAGGCGCAGGCGCCAGGCGTGCAGGGCCTGACGGGTCATCCCCCAGGCCGGTCCCCGGCGGCCGTAGACCGGGTCGCCCACCACCGGGTGGCCGAGGTGCTTGAAGTGGACGCGCAGCTGGTGCGTGCGCCCTGTCAGCAGCGTGGCCTCGACGAGCGCTGCGCCCGCGAAGCGCTCCCGCACCCGGTAGCGCGTCACCGCCGCCCGCCCGCTCGGGACCACGGCCATGCGCCGCCGGTGGCGCGGGTCGCGAGCGATGGGGGCGTCGATGGTGCCCGCGGGTGGGGGCTGCCCGTGCACGAGGACCAGGTAGGTGCGCCTCATCGTCCGCGACCGCACCTGCCCCTGCAGGGCCCGCAGCGCCTCCGGCGTCTTGGCCACCACCAGCAGCCCCGAGGTGTCCTTGTCCAGCCGGTGGACGATCCCGGGGCGTTCCGGGTCGAGGGCGGCCAGCTCCGGCACCCGGGCCAGCAGCGCGTTGGCCAGGGTGCCGCGCGGGTGACCGGGGCCGGGGTGGACCGCGAGCCCCGGCGGCTTGTTCACCACCAGGAGGTCGCCGTCCTCGTAGACCACGTCCAGGGGCAGCGGCTCCGGGACAAGCGCGGGCGCGGGAGGGGCCGGCGGCAGCTCCACCGTGACCACCTGGCCCGCGCGGACGCGCGCCGAGGGCTTGCGGACGGTCCCGTCGACCCGCACCCGCCCCTCTTCGATGAGGGCGTGGAGCCGCGAGCGGGAGAGCCCGGGGAGGCGGCCGGCCAGGAAGCGGTCCAGGCGGGTGCCGTCGGCGGTGGCGTCCACGACCAGCCGGTGCCCGCCCTCCACGTCCCGCCCTCCACGCCCGCGGTCAGGGGACCGGGGGCGGCCCGGGCGGCGGGACGGCCGACGGCGTGGGCTCCCTTGCCTCCGCGCCCTCGGCGGGACGGGCAGCCCCGCGGTGGGCCGCTACCAGGAGGAGGACGAGGGCCCCCAGCGCCACCACGGCGCTCGCCACCTGGGCCAGCGTCAGCGGCCCCAGCACGAGGGGACTGTCGACGAAGAACTCCGCCAGGAAGCGGCTCGTCGCCAGGAGGAAGACGAAGGTGAGGAAGGGGACGCCGGGAGGAGGGTCGTGCTGCGTCCGCAGCACCATGTAGATGCCCACCGCGGCCAGCAGCAGGTAGACCGGGACGGGGTGGACCGTCTCCAGGCCGATCTGCACCGCCCAGGGGACACCGGTCGGGCGCCCGCGGAAGAGGCCATGGAGGAGCGCGCCGACCATGGCCACGGCGTACCCCAGGGCCAGCCCCGGGGCCGTGGCGTCGAGCAGGCGGCCCAGGGAGACGGGCCGCCCGCGGGTGAAGAGCCAGGCCACCAGCGCGCCGCCGCCGAGCGCCCCGTAGAACGCCAGGCCTGCGTCCCGCCAGATGGTCAGCACGGCGAGGGGATCGCCGGTGAACGCCTCCAGGTGCACCAGGACGTAGGCGAGCCGCGCCCCCAGGATCCCGGCGATGATCATGTAGAGGCTGAGGTCGAGCATGGTCGTGGGGTCGACGCCGGCGGCGGGGGCGCGGCGGCGGGCGATGGCGATCCCCACCCAGAACGCCAGGAGCAGGAAGACGCCGAAGGCGGAGATGGGCACCGGGCCGACGCGGAAGAGGACCGGGCTCACCGGGTTCCTCGCGCAGCAGGCGCCCGCAGCGTCAGGAGCAGCAGGGCGGCGCCGACCACCACCGCGGCATCGGCCAGGTTGAAGACCGGCCAGACGTGCAGGTCGACGTAGTCGACGACGTAGCCCAGGCGGAAGCGGTCGAGCAGGTTGCCGGATGCGCCTCCGAGGACGAGTCCGGCACCGAGCCGCTCCGCCCACCCGGTCGGCCCCCTGCGCCCGGCGCGCAGCCAGTGGGCGCCGACGGCGACCACCACCACGAGCGCCACGAGCGCGGTGAGCAGGACCGGCGCGTTGCGGAAAAGGCCGAAGGCAATCCCGGTGTTGTGCACGCGGGTGAGGGCCACCACGCCGGGGAGGAGCGGCCGGCTGATCCCCTCCGGCAGCGCCCGGACGACGAGGGCCTTGGCCACCTGGTCGACCAGCAGCACGAGCAGGCTCACGAGCCCCACCGTCGGCCAGGCCGCCCGGGCGCGCACAGTCCCCGCCCTGCCCCGCGCGGAGGTCCGCACAACGGCTGCCACGCCGACGCCGGAGCTAGAGACGCGCGCCGCTGGCCGCCCGCTCCTCATCCGCCTTGCAGGCGATGCAGAGCCTGGCGTAGGGGATGGCCCGCAGCCGGTCGGGGTGGATGGGCCGGCCGCACCGCTCGCAGGTCCCGTAGGTCCCCGCGTCCACGCGGGCCATGGCGTCCTCCACCTGCTTGAGCAGCGCCCGCAGGCTGGCCTCGATGGCGAACCCCTTCTCGCGCTCGAAGGTGTCGCCGGCGACGTCGGCGTAGTCCTCGTCGGTCGACCCGCCGACGTCCATCCCCAGCTGGTGCTCCACCTCGGGGATGTGCTCCTCCAGCGCCTCCAGTTCCTCGCTCAGACGCCGGTGCTCCGCTTCGAGCAGTTTGCGGAACTCCTTGAGGTCGCGCCGGGAGAGCCGGGGAGCCGGAGCGGCATCGCGGCGGGTCTGCGCAGTGCCGGGCCCGGCCGGTCCGGCGGCGGGGGACTGGACCACCCGGGTACGTCCCGTACCCCGAACAGGTGTCCGGGTCGCTGTCGCTGCCCCCCGCCGGCTCTCCCGGGTCGCCCTGGCCGCCTGCCCTCTGCGAGTGTTCGGGGCCCGCCTGGTGCTCCTGGCGGCCTTTGGCTGTGTCATCGCGCCCTCCCCTGTCACCTGACGTCACCCGCAAGGGGCCCCGATGGCGCTTGGGGGCGCTTTTCGGGGTCTTTCGGGCGTTTTTCTGCGGAAATCTCCGCTCATCTTAGCCAACGCACACACGCTCCGCAAGTAGCCGCCAACGGCCCTCAGGTCGTCGTCACAGACCTCCCCGCCGCGGGGGAGGCCGCACGTCCCGGCACCGGGTCCTCCCCCTGCAGGGCTTCCCGGACCGCCGCCGCGGCCAGGACCTGGGTGGAGTCCAGCGTCGGGACCGGGAGGTCGGTCTGAGCCAGCGCCAGGGGGAGTTCGGTGCACCCCAGGATGAGGAGCGCCGCCCCGCGCTCGACCAGGCGCCGGGCCACCGCCACCGCCTCCTGCCTCAGGCGCCCGTCCGCCCGCTGCGCCTTGATCGCGTAGATGAGGCGGTCGACCGTCTCCTGCTCCTCCGCAGGTGGGACCAGGACCTCACACGCCGGCGCGAGCGCCCGGGGGTAGAGCCCCGTGGCCACCGTGCCGCGGGTGGCCAGGAGCCCCACCCGCCTGGTTTCCGGGTAGCGCTGCCGGATCGCCCGCGCCACTTCCCCCATGATGTGCAGCACCGGCACCTCGACCGCCGCGGCCACCGCCGGGTAGAAGGCGTGGGCGGTATTGCAGGGGATGGCGATCACCTCGGCCCCGGCCCGCTGCAGGTTGCGGGCGGTGGCCACCAGTGCGGGGACCGGGTCTTCGCCCCCGGCGAGGATGGCCGGGGTCCGGTCGGGGATGGCCGGGTTGTTGTCGATGACCACCCGCAGGTAGTCCTGGTCGCGCTCAGCCGGCGTCAGGCGGAGGATCTGCTCGAAGAAGTAGAGGGTCGCCCAGGGGCCCAGGCCCCCCAGGACGCCGATGGTGCGAGGCATGGGGTCGGTTGGCCTCCTCTCTCACGGATGGGCGCTGCGAATCGGCCCGACGCCGGTGAGGCCAGCGGGGCGCGCGGCCTCCGTGTGCGTCCCCACACTACGCGGGACGCCCCGCCTTTTCCTGTCCCATGCCCATCTTCCCCGGTTTCCGGGCCCGTCGGCGCAGGCCCGACCGGACCCCCTACCCGGCGCCCTGACGGCGCAGGCCCACCCGCACCTCCAGCCCGTCCAGCCGCACCGACCGCGCCGGGACATCCGGCGGCAGAGCGCGCTCCAGCGCGACAGCCAGGGTCTCGCGCCGGACGTAGTCGCCGTGGGCGGCCAGCACCTCCTCCACGCCGTCGCCATCCACGAAGAGGACGATGCGGTCGGCGAGGTCGAGACCGGCCTCCTTGCGCAGCTGCTGGACGTGGTGCACCAGCTCGCGCGCCTGCCCCTCCCGGCGCAGCTCGGGGGTGAGGCGGGTGTCGAGGACGACGACCTCCCCCGCCAGCCCCTCGGCGACGTACCCGTCCGCCGCCTGGAGCCGCACCTCCACCTCGTCCGATTCGACCACGACCGCCTCCCCGTCCACCTCCACCGTCACCCGGCCCGCCCCCTCCAGGCGGCGCAGGAGGCCGAGCGGGTCGAGCTCGCGCAGCCGGGCGGCCACGGTCTGCACGCGCGGGCCGAAGCGCGGCCCCAGCCGGTCGAAGCGGGGGCGGACCTCGTAGCGGGCGTAGGGGGCCGCGTCCTCGAGGAGGCGGACCGCCTTCACGTTGAGTTCCTCGGCCAGGTGCTCGAGGAGTTCGGGTGCGGCGGCGAGGTCCGCCCGCCGCGTCACCAGCAGTGCGGCCGGGAGCGGCTGGCGGGTGCGCAGGCGGATGCGCTGCCGGGCGGCGCGGCCCAGCGAGACCAGGCGGCGCACGGCCTCCACCTGCGCCTCCAGCGCCGGGTCGATCCGCCCGACGTCCGGGAGCGGGAAGTCGGTCAGGTGCACGCTGGCCGGGGCGGCGGGGTCCAGACGCCGCACCAGGTTCTGGTAGAGCTGCTCGGTGACGAAGGGGATGAAGGGCGCCAGCGCCCGCGCCAGCGTCACCAGCACCTGGTAGAGCGTGAAGTAGGCGGCGCGCTTGTCCTGGTCATCCTCCGCCTTCCAGAAGCGGCGCCGGGAGCGGCGCACGTACCAGGTGGAGAGGTCCTCGACGAAGCGCTCCACCGGCCGGGCCGCCCCCGCCGGGTCGTAGTCGTCCAGGCGCTCGCGCACGGTGCGCACCGTCCCGGCCAGGCGGGAGAGGATCCACCGGTCCAGCAGCCGCAGCGGGGGCTCCGTGCGCACCATGGCGGCCACGTCGGTCGGCTCCAGGTTGGCGTAGGCCACGAAGAAGGCGTAGACGTTCCACAGGGGGATGAGGAAGCGCCGCCGCACCTCGTCGGCCGGGCGGTAGCCGAAGTTGATGTTGGCTGCCGGGTTCTGGACGGCGAACATCCAGCGCATGACGTCCACGCCGATGCGGTCGGCGCCCTCCTCGAACTCGATGGCGTTCCCCCAGGACTTGTGCATCTCCCGGCCGGTCTCGTCCCGCACCAGGGCGTGCCCCAGGCAGACGCGGAAGGGGGCGGTCGCCTCCAGCACCGTGCTCATCACCAGCAGGGCGTAGAACCAGTTGCGGTACTGCCCCGGGAAGGCCTCGGTGATGAAGTCCGCCGGGAACCACTCCCGCCAGTAGCGCCGGTCTCCCAGGTAGCTCACCTGGCCGGTCTGCGGGTCGACGAGCGTGGAGAAGGGCACGATGCCGGCATCCAGCCACGGGTTGCCGATGTCGGGGATGCGGCCCACGCGCTCGCCGCACCGCGGGCAGGCGATCTTCACCGCATCGACCCACGGGCGGTGCGGGGAGTGTCCCTCGAACACCTCCCACCCCTCCACCGCCCGGGCCCGGAGCTCCTCCCGTCCCCCGATGACCTCGAAGTGCCCGCAGCGGTGGCACTCGTAGATCGGCAGCGCCAGACCGTAGTAGCGCTTCTTGCTGATCATCCAGTCGTGCATGTTGCGCAGCCAGTCCAGCTCGCGGTCCAGCCCGAACTCGGGGATCCAGCGCACCGTGCGGGCCACCGCCATGAGCTGCTCCCGGATGGGGTCCATGGCGATGAACCATTCGTCCACCAGCCGGAAGACCAGGTCGGTGCCGCACCGCCAGCACACCGGGTAGCGGTGGGTGTAGGGCTCGTGGCGGTAGAGCAGCCCGCGCTGCGCCAGGTCGGCGACGATACGCTCGTTGGCCTCGGCCACCCCCAGCCCGGAGAGCCAGCCGAAGCCCTCCACGAAGACGCCGAACTCGTCCAGCGGCGCCACCACCGGCAGGCCGTGGGCGCGCCCCAGCGCGAAGTCCTCGGGGCCGGCGCCCGGCGCGATGTGGACGAGGCCGGTCCCCTCCGCCGCGCTCACCTCCTCCCAGGGGATGACGCGGTGCTCGATGCCCGCTACGGCCGGTAACTCGTCAAACGGGCCTCGATACCGCAACCCCACCAGGTGCCGGCCGGGCACCTCCTCCAAGACCTCGTACCGCCCCCGGAGCTGGTGCAGGGCCCCCGTGGCCAGCCAGTACTCCTGCCCGTCCTGCCGCACGCGCGCGTAGCGCAGCTCCGGGTGCACCGCCACCGCCACGTTGCTGGTCAGCGTCCAGGGCGTCGTCGTCCAGACGAGCAGGGAGCGCGCCGTCGCCGCTCCGTCGGCCCCGAGCAGGGGGAAGCGCACGA
The Armatimonadota bacterium DNA segment above includes these coding regions:
- a CDS encoding AAA family ATPase, which translates into the protein MIVAIAGPIGVGKSTVARQLAERLGVRVVSAGEVFRDLARQRGLSVLELNRAAEDDPSLDREVDRLQAALARQGPCVVESRLSGWMVDADLKVWLRAPLAVRAARVAQRDGLSLAAATAELQSREASEWGRYRELYGIDVNDLSPYHLVVDTSVWSAETIVDALLLFIRGRQPAVRP
- a CDS encoding DUF370 domain-containing protein, whose protein sequence is MSRYRTSSSPRLINIGFGNIVAADRVIAIVAPDSAPIKRIIQEARERGVLIDATVGRRTRAVVITDSGHVVLSAVQPETVAHRFIGRDVEEEELPDPERPEGFGR
- a CDS encoding YicC/YloC family endoribonuclease; its protein translation is MRSMTGYGTAVVDTAAGRFTVEVRSVNHRFSEVAVRTPRDLAVLEDRLRAAVQRVVQRGRVELTVAREQAGRRPRTVRADLDLAAGYVSAARELAAAMGLAGEVTLAMVAAFPDVIRVEEAREDAEALWTALQPAVEAALAGLVAMRTAEGERLRADALRRLERLEALVEVVAGRADRVVEEWRARLRQRLREALGEVPLDEGRLAAEVALLAERADISEELVRLRSHLGQARALVSAGAGAVGRRLEFLLQEMGRETNTIGSKAGDLEIARAVIEMKSELESLREQVQNVE
- a CDS encoding NFACT family protein; translated protein: MSAAVAAYDSLVLAAVAVELEAMRGARVVAVHQPEPEAVALLLRGRQGTRGLWCSIHPRWARVVLAPAPSARPTHPFPTLLRARLDGARLVEVTQPAFERVLTLTFEALEGRLDLVAEVMGRHANLLLLDGRCRVVGIFKPVTPAMSRVRPLGPGATYTPPPVGRARPEAVTPDALARWLAAGRPVAATLVAHLVGVSPPVAAHLALAAGCDPEQAAPPDAAPAVHAALGELIATVTARAFRPSLYEDDAGEPVAFSAIPLAAYRHLRRRDAPSMSAAVETVVARLAGQEALRAARQALLARLGALSRRVHRALEEARAQLQRAEGAETYRRFGELLLAHAHALPRGAREVTVPDFDGRPTTITLDPQASAVANAQAYFRRYRKAAAGRPTLQERVGALEAEAAFLEQVRVLAEQAEDLPALAAVAQDLTEGEGQPVGTAGRGARRGSATPRRVPLSRRGRSRPPGSGAPAPATGGPRRFTAPGGFAILVGRSHRENDRLTFEVAAPHDLWLHARGMPGAHVILRTGGRRPSEAAVQAAAAVAAYYSRGRGAARVAVDVTERRHVHRLRGGRPGMVTYTGERTLTVEPALPAGAPAQERTTAPPRPQGPSRTGSHTPPDVW
- the pyrR gene encoding bifunctional pyr operon transcriptional regulator/uracil phosphoribosyltransferase PyrR, with protein sequence MDAEAIRRALTRMAHEILERNKTTERLALVGIRTRGVHLAERLARAIEAIEGNRPALGVLDITLYRDDLAVRGDRPVVHQTAIPFGVGGRDVVLVDDVLFTGRTVRAALDALIDLGRPASIQLAVLVDRGHRELPIRPDYVGKNLPTSRREEVAVRLRESDGRDEVVILDAEG
- a CDS encoding RluA family pseudouridine synthase — encoded protein: MEGGHRLVVDATADGTRLDRFLAGRLPGLSRSRLHALIEEGRVRVDGTVRKPSARVRAGQVVTVELPPAPPAPALVPEPLPLDVVYEDGDLLVVNKPPGLAVHPGPGHPRGTLANALLARVPELAALDPERPGIVHRLDKDTSGLLVVAKTPEALRALQGQVRSRTMRRTYLVLVHGQPPPAGTIDAPIARDPRHRRRMAVVPSGRAAVTRYRVRERFAGAALVEATLLTGRTHQLRVHFKHLGHPVVGDPVYGRRGPAWGMTRQALHAWRLRLRHPRTGAALALEAPLPDDLARALETLRRAPAAAGTGGGARGARGGAAGA
- a CDS encoding prolipoprotein diacylglyceryl transferase, producing MSPVLFRVGPVPISAFGVFLLLAFWVGIAIARRRAPAAGVDPTTMLDLSLYMIIAGILGARLAYVLVHLEAFTGDPLAVLTIWRDAGLAFYGALGGGALVAWLFTRGRPVSLGRLLDATAPGLALGYAVAMVGALLHGLFRGRPTGVPWAVQIGLETVHPVPVYLLLAAVGIYMVLRTQHDPPPGVPFLTFVFLLATSRFLAEFFVDSPLVLGPLTLAQVASAVVALGALVLLLVAAHRGAARPAEGAEAREPTPSAVPPPGPPPVP
- the lspA gene encoding signal peptidase II, which translates into the protein MRARAAWPTVGLVSLLVLLVDQVAKALVVRALPEGISRPLLPGVVALTRVHNTGIAFGLFRNAPVLLTALVALVVVVAVGAHWLRAGRRGPTGWAERLGAGLVLGGASGNLLDRFRLGYVVDYVDLHVWPVFNLADAAVVVGAALLLLTLRAPAARGTR
- a CDS encoding TraR/DksA C4-type zinc finger protein, translated to MVQSPAAGPAGPGTAQTRRDAAPAPRLSRRDLKEFRKLLEAEHRRLSEELEALEEHIPEVEHQLGMDVGGSTDEDYADVAGDTFEREKGFAIEASLRALLKQVEDAMARVDAGTYGTCERCGRPIHPDRLRAIPYARLCIACKADEERAASGARL
- a CDS encoding amino acid racemase — protein: MPRTIGVLGGLGPWATLYFFEQILRLTPAERDQDYLRVVIDNNPAIPDRTPAILAGGEDPVPALVATARNLQRAGAEVIAIPCNTAHAFYPAVAAAVEVPVLHIMGEVARAIRQRYPETRRVGLLATRGTVATGLYPRALAPACEVLVPPAEEQETVDRLIYAIKAQRADGRLRQEAVAVARRLVERGAALLILGCTELPLALAQTDLPVPTLDSTQVLAAAAVREALQGEDPVPGRAASPAAGRSVTTT
- the ileS gene encoding isoleucine--tRNA ligase codes for the protein MAMRFEPVPTSVDFPARERAVLEWWLREGMMERYIRRNAHAPVRWSFLDGPITANNPMGVHHAWGRTYKDLFQRYHTMLGHRQRYQNGFDGQGLWIEVEVERELGFRTKRDIETYGIAAFVERCKERVRRFAALQTQQSIRLGYWMDWEHSYHTMSDENNYMIWYFLKRCWERGLLYKGHDVMPWCPRCATGISEHEIVTEGYQERTHPGLFVRFPLLGADGAATARSLLVWTTTPWTLTSNVAVAVHPELRYARVRQDGQEYWLATGALHQLRGRYEVLEEVPGRHLVGLRYRGPFDELPAVAGIEHRVIPWEEVSAAEGTGLVHIAPGAGPEDFALGRAHGLPVVAPLDEFGVFVEGFGWLSGLGVAEANERIVADLAQRGLLYRHEPYTHRYPVCWRCGTDLVFRLVDEWFIAMDPIREQLMAVARTVRWIPEFGLDRELDWLRNMHDWMISKKRYYGLALPIYECHRCGHFEVIGGREELRARAVEGWEVFEGHSPHRPWVDAVKIACPRCGERVGRIPDIGNPWLDAGIVPFSTLVDPQTGQVSYLGDRRYWREWFPADFITEAFPGQYRNWFYALLVMSTVLEATAPFRVCLGHALVRDETGREMHKSWGNAIEFEEGADRIGVDVMRWMFAVQNPAANINFGYRPADEVRRRFLIPLWNVYAFFVAYANLEPTDVAAMVRTEPPLRLLDRWILSRLAGTVRTVRERLDDYDPAGAARPVERFVEDLSTWYVRRSRRRFWKAEDDQDKRAAYFTLYQVLVTLARALAPFIPFVTEQLYQNLVRRLDPAAPASVHLTDFPLPDVGRIDPALEAQVEAVRRLVSLGRAARQRIRLRTRQPLPAALLVTRRADLAAAPELLEHLAEELNVKAVRLLEDAAPYARYEVRPRFDRLGPRFGPRVQTVAARLRELDPLGLLRRLEGAGRVTVEVDGEAVVVESDEVEVRLQAADGYVAEGLAGEVVVLDTRLTPELRREGQARELVHHVQQLRKEAGLDLADRIVLFVDGDGVEEVLAAHGDYVRRETLAVALERALPPDVPARSVRLDGLEVRVGLRRQGAG